In the Sandaracinus amylolyticus genome, CCCCCGCGGCGCTGCCGCCTCCTCCGCTCCCGCCCGGGCCCGCGACGGAGACGAGCCCGCCATGAACCCGATCGTCGGCGAGCTCACCCTCGGCGGCGTCACCCGCCCGCTCGGCGGGTACGGCGTCGCGGTCGCGATCGGCATGTTGCTGAGCGGCCTCTTCGCGACGCGCGCCGCGCAGCGCGCGCGCGAGGACGTCGGCGCGGTGATCGCGTGCTGCGGCTACGCCGTCGCGGGCGGGCTCGCGGGCGCGTGGCTCACGTTCATCGCCGTCGAGTGGGCGCGCACCGGCTCGCCGACGACCGCGCTGAGCACCGGTGGCGGGCTCGTCTTCTACGGCGCGGTGCCCGGCGGCGCGCTCGCGACGTGGCTCGGCGCGCGCTACCTGCGCGTGCCGTTCGTGAAGATGCTCGACCTCGGCGTGCCCGGGATCGCCGCGGGCCACGCGATCGGGCGCATCGGCTGTTTCCTCGGAGGCTGCTGCTACGGCGCCGAGCACCACGGCCCGCTCGCGGTCGTGTTCACGCATCCGCTCGCGCCCGCTGCGCACCCGCCGATCCCGCGCCATCCGGTGCAGCTCTACGAGTCCGCGGGGCTGCTCGCGCTCGGCTTCGTGTTCGCGCTCCTGCCGACCGGACGCACGAACGGCACGCGCACGCTCGCCTACGTGATCGCGTACGGCGTGCTGCGCTTCGTGGTCGAGGGCCTCCGCGGCGACACGATCCGCGGCGTGTGGGGCCCGCTGTCGACCTCGCAGGCGATCTCGCTCGTGCTGATCGTGCTCGCGACGGGCGTGCTGCTCGCGCGACGCCGCGCGCCCGTGTCAGCCTGAGCGCGCGCCATGACGCGCGTCGCGCTCACGATCCCACTGCTCGCGTCGCTCCTCGGCGGCCTGCACCTGCAGCTCCGCGCGAGCGCGATCGAGGGCCCTCACGATCTCCGCCTCGAGCAGGACGACGTCGTGTGGATCGAAGAGGGCGAGTTCACGATGGGCCCGTCGCGCGGCGACGTGCTCTTCGCGATCCTGCTCTGCCAGGACGAGCACGATCTCGCGGTCGCCGAGGGATGCGCCGATGCGCGCTTCGATCACGAGCGCGGGCCGCGTCGGGTGTACGTCGCGACGTTCGGGATCGATCGCACCGAGGTGACCCACGCGGCGTACCGCCGCTGTGTCGCGGCGGGGCGATGCACGCCGCCGCGCATCGACGAGGGCGATGCGCGGATCGGCGCCGACACGATGCCGGTCGCGGGGATCAGCGCCGCCGACGCCGAGGCCTACTGCGGGTTCGTCGGCGGTCGCCTGCCCACCGAGGACGAGTGGGAGAAGGCCGCGCGCGGCGACACCAACCGCCGCTTCCCGTGGGGCCGCTTCTATCACGCGCGCCTGGCGAACCACGGTCGTCCCCCGCTGCGCCCCGACGTCGGCGACGGGTTCCGCTGGGCCGCGCCGGTCGGCTCGTTCCCCGACGGAGCGAGCCCCTACGGCGTGCTCGACATGGCGGGCAACGTGTACGAGTGGACCTCGTCGCGGCCGAGCGACGCGGACTTCGACGTGCTCGGCGTCCAGGACCAGGACCCCACGCCGTACCGGATCCTGCGCGGCGGATCGTGGAGCCATCCCGCGGTGTCGATGCGCGTCACGCACCGCGCGCTCCTGCTCGCGAGCGACGCGCGCGTCGACGTCGGCGTGCGCTGCGCATACGACCCTCCGCGCGCGCGGTGACGTCGCTGGAAAGCCGCGGTTCCCGCGGCTATCCTCCGCCGCCGACCCTCGGAGGATTCCTTGTCGTCTCGATTCGCAACGCTCTCCGCCACAGTGCTCGCCCTCGCCCTCACCGCCTCCGGCTGCGGGCAGACGCAGGGCGAGACCTGCCAGCTCGACGGCGACTGCGAGAGCGGGCTGATCTGCTGCAAGACCACCTCGGCGGAGTCGGTCCGTGGCACCTGCCAGACCGACCCCGAGTGCCCCGACATCGTCGCGACCGACGGCGGGACGGAGGACGCCGGCGAAGCAGAGACCGACGCCGGTGAAGGCGAGACCGACGCCGGCGATGGAGAGACCGACGCCGGTGAAGCAGAGGCCGACGCCGGTGGAGACGACGCCGGCTCGGACGCGGGCACCGAAGAAGACGCGGGCACCGACGCAGCGACCTGATCGAGAGACGAGACGCCGCAGATGCCCGAGGCCCGCACGATGGTCGACCCGCTGATCGGACGCACGATCGGCGGGCGCTACCGCTTGATCCAGCGGCTCGGAAGCGGCGGCATGTCGAGCGTCTACCTCGCGCGCCACGTGCTCATCGATCGCCTGATGGCGATCAAGACGCTGCGTCGCGATCTCGCGTCGGATCCCGTGCAGCGCGACCGCTTCATCCGCGAGGCGCGCGCGGTCAATCGCATCAACCACGAGAACATCGTCGAGATCACCGACTTCGGCGAGGCCGAGGACGGGCTCGTCTACCTCGTGATGGAGTACGTGCCGGGCGAGCCGCTGCTGCGCGTGATGAGCGGCCAGGGCCCGTTCTCGATCGCGCGCGCGTTCGACATCGCGCAGCAGATCGGCAGCGCGCTCGCGCGCGCGCACCAGATGGGCGTGGTCCACCGCGACCTCAAGCCCGAGAACATCCTGATCGTGCAGAAGCGCGATCGGAAGGACTTCGTGAAGATCCTGGACTTCGGGATCGCGAAGATCCTCGATGCGCCCTCGCTCACCGGCTCGCAGCAGATCTTCGGCACGCCGGGCTACATCGCGCCCGAGTACATCCAGTCGACGAACATCGACGGTCGCGCCGATCTCTACTCGCTCGGCGTGATCCTCTACGAGATGGTCACGGGCGCGCTGCCCTTCGACTACGAGTACCCCGGCGACCTGCTCGTCAAGCACGTGACCGAGCAGCCGATCCCGCCGACGCAGCGCCGCTCCGAGGTGCCCGGGCCGGTCGAGGAGCTCGTGCTGCGCTGCCTCGTGAAGGATCCCCAGGATCGCTTCCGCGACGCGTACCACTTCCTCTCCGAGCTGCGCGCGGTGCGCGAGCGCCTGGGCCCCGCGACCAGCTGGGGCGGGCTCAACGAGCCCGGCGTCGAGGTCGGACGCGCGCTCGACGAGGGCGCGCCGACGCCCACGGTGCTCGGTGATTCGCGGACCGATCACCGCGAGGACTCGAGCGAGCGGGACGAGCTGCGCACCACGCAGCCCTCGCGCAGCGAGGCGCACGACACGCCGCTCGAGCCGGAGCGCGTCGTGCGTGTGCCCGGCGCGCCGGGTGCGTTCGGCCGGGTGACCGCGGAGTACGCGCGGCCGGTGATCCCCGAGCCCCCGCGCGATGATCTCGAGATCGAGGTCGAGGTCGACGTCGCCGCGATCGCCGAGGAAGAGAAGGCGAAGGAGCTCGATCGCGCGACGCAGCCCGCGCCCGCGCCCGAGATGGCGCCCGAGGGGCTCTTCGGCGTGCGCCGCTGGCGCAAGCGCTTCGACGCGATCCGCGCGTGGCTCGACGAGCTCGAGATGGAGCACCCGGCGCCCGCGGAGATCGATCACGCGATGGCGTTCGCGGCGCGCACGCTCGAGTCGCTCGAGGAGTCGGTCGCGGTGTCGGAGACGCACCAGGCGACGGTCGAGTCGCTCGGGGTCAGGGCGCGCGACTACCGCGCGACGCTGGGCCGGACGATCGACGAGCTCGCGGGCGAGCTCAGCAAGCGGCGCGGCGAGCTCGAGCAGCTGGTGCGCCGTCGCGACGATCTCGGGGTGCGTCGCGAGGTCGCGCGCTCGAAGGTGCGTGCCCGAGAGGCGACCGAGGGCGAGGCCGACGCGCTCCTCTGGGAGCTCGCCGCGGTCGAGGAAGACGTGCGCGTGAAGGCCGCCCAGTGCGACGAGCTCGAGGCGCAGGTCACCGAGCTGCGCGATCGCCTCGATCGCGAGAACGAGCGCTTCGAGGGCGAGATCGCGTCGCTCGTCGCGGTGCTCGACGTCGAGATGCAGCGTCTCGAGGGCATCGCCGCCGCGCTCCGCGCGCCGCTGGAGCGCGCGGAGAAGTACGTGCGCGACCACTGGCCCGACGCGCGCTGAGCGCGCCGTTCAGAGGCACGCGGTGAAGTAGTTCCGCGTGAGCCGCGCCGAGCAGATGTCGAGGCACTCGGTGCCCGAGCTCCCGCAGCGGCGGTAGCCGACGTCGGGCGGCGTCACGGGGCCCGGACAGATCGCGGGGGTCGCGGTGCTGGGGATTCCCCAGCATCGTCCCGCGACCGCGGTCCCACAGCTCGCCGCGCCGAGCGCACGCTCGACGATGCACTCGGTGCCCGCCGAGCACTCCGCCCCGCTCGCGCAGGATCGAGCGGTGCTCGTGCAGCCCTGGTACGACCCGGTCGTGAACGCCGTCGCGCCGAGCCAGCGCGCGTGCGTCTCGTTCCAGTACGACACCCCGTTGCACCCGCACGCCGGCTGATGGACGTTCGACGTCGAGCCCGGCCGCGGCACGCACACGCCCGAGCTCCCGCAGTCGGGCGCGTTGCAGTACTCGCCGGGCCCGCAGTCGTTGGCGACCGGGTTGCAGGCCGGCGGCCCGCTGTCCGCGCCGGCGTCCGTGCCGCTGTCGCTCGATCCTGCGTCGTCCGCGGCCGCGTCGTTCGGCGCGGCGTCCGCTCCGCCCGCGTCGTGCTCTCCCGCGTCGAGCCCGCCTCCGTCGAGCCTGCCTCCGTCGCGCGCACCCGCATCGCCCGTCGCGGCGTCGAAGTCGCCCTCCACGCACAGGCCCTCGACGCACTGCTGCGCAGGCGGGCACTCCGACGACAGATCACACGCGAAGCGTCCCGACGGAACGTCGAACTCGCAGCCGACCACGAGCGCGAGAATCAGAGCGGAAGCGGACACCGAGCGCATCAGAACCTCCCCGCGACCGCGATCGACGCGGGACCGACTCGCAGCGAAATACGCTCCACGCCCCCGCTCTCGACGGGGATGAGCGCCCATGCCAGGCCAGCCCCGACGATCGCGGCGCCGACCGGAAGGAGCACGATGCCGCTGGTCAAGAGCGCCGGTCCACGGTCGTACGCGGCCTCGGCGTCCGCCCAGGTCGCTCCCGGCGCGGGATCCTCGACCGCCGAACGGTCCGCGAGACCCGCGCCGAGCAGGATCGCGCCGGCGACGACCACCGCGGCACCGCCCCCGACGACGATCCAAGGGCCGATGCCCGGGCCGGAGCTCGGCTCGTCGCCGCTCGGGCCGGGGCTCGGCTCGACGACGGCCGCAGTCGAGCCTTCCTCCTGGGTCGTGTCTTCCGCCGTCTCGCCCTGGGCGGTCACGATGCGGCGCAGCGCTTCGATCCGCGTCTCGGCGCGCGCCCGGTTCGGCGCGTCGGGGACGAGCCGCAGATAATCCTCGTAGGAACGCAGCGCCAACGCGTCCTGGCGCACGCGCTCCGCCGCGGAGCCGATGTTGTAGAGGAGCTGCGGGCGCCCGCTGAGCTCGTAGCTGCGCTGGAAATAGCCGAGCGCCTCGTCGTAGCGGCCCGCCTCGTACGAGGCGGCTCCCGCGTCGAAGAGCGCGCGCGCCTCGGAGTCGCGCGATGGATCTGGGCTCTGTGCCAGCGCGGGGCTCACGATCCCCAGTGTCAGCGCGAGAACCAGCAGTCCCTTCATTCCGCGGATGCTGACCGAGGGTCAGAGGAAAAGCCAATGGCCATCCCTCGAGGCGGATTCAGCGCTCGGAGCGGCGGCGCGGCTGGAAGCGCATCTCGAGACGACGCGCGTCGTCCATGCACGTGCGCAGCGCCTCTCTCGCGCGCGGGAGCGCCTCGTTCGACTCCGCGAGCGCAGCCTCGATCGACGCGCGCGCCTCGGTCGAGAGCTCGCTCTCCTCGATGCGACCGTGGTCGGTCTCGCGCTCGAAGATCGCGCGGGCCTCGGCACCACGCTC is a window encoding:
- a CDS encoding prolipoprotein diacylglyceryl transferase — protein: MNPIVGELTLGGVTRPLGGYGVAVAIGMLLSGLFATRAAQRAREDVGAVIACCGYAVAGGLAGAWLTFIAVEWARTGSPTTALSTGGGLVFYGAVPGGALATWLGARYLRVPFVKMLDLGVPGIAAGHAIGRIGCFLGGCCYGAEHHGPLAVVFTHPLAPAAHPPIPRHPVQLYESAGLLALGFVFALLPTGRTNGTRTLAYVIAYGVLRFVVEGLRGDTIRGVWGPLSTSQAISLVLIVLATGVLLARRRAPVSA
- a CDS encoding formylglycine-generating enzyme family protein, whose protein sequence is MTRVALTIPLLASLLGGLHLQLRASAIEGPHDLRLEQDDVVWIEEGEFTMGPSRGDVLFAILLCQDEHDLAVAEGCADARFDHERGPRRVYVATFGIDRTEVTHAAYRRCVAAGRCTPPRIDEGDARIGADTMPVAGISAADAEAYCGFVGGRLPTEDEWEKAARGDTNRRFPWGRFYHARLANHGRPPLRPDVGDGFRWAAPVGSFPDGASPYGVLDMAGNVYEWTSSRPSDADFDVLGVQDQDPTPYRILRGGSWSHPAVSMRVTHRALLLASDARVDVGVRCAYDPPRAR
- a CDS encoding serine/threonine-protein kinase; this encodes MPEARTMVDPLIGRTIGGRYRLIQRLGSGGMSSVYLARHVLIDRLMAIKTLRRDLASDPVQRDRFIREARAVNRINHENIVEITDFGEAEDGLVYLVMEYVPGEPLLRVMSGQGPFSIARAFDIAQQIGSALARAHQMGVVHRDLKPENILIVQKRDRKDFVKILDFGIAKILDAPSLTGSQQIFGTPGYIAPEYIQSTNIDGRADLYSLGVILYEMVTGALPFDYEYPGDLLVKHVTEQPIPPTQRRSEVPGPVEELVLRCLVKDPQDRFRDAYHFLSELRAVRERLGPATSWGGLNEPGVEVGRALDEGAPTPTVLGDSRTDHREDSSERDELRTTQPSRSEAHDTPLEPERVVRVPGAPGAFGRVTAEYARPVIPEPPRDDLEIEVEVDVAAIAEEEKAKELDRATQPAPAPEMAPEGLFGVRRWRKRFDAIRAWLDELEMEHPAPAEIDHAMAFAARTLESLEESVAVSETHQATVESLGVRARDYRATLGRTIDELAGELSKRRGELEQLVRRRDDLGVRREVARSKVRAREATEGEADALLWELAAVEEDVRVKAAQCDELEAQVTELRDRLDRENERFEGEIASLVAVLDVEMQRLEGIAAALRAPLERAEKYVRDHWPDAR
- a CDS encoding tetratricopeptide repeat protein; this encodes MKGLLVLALTLGIVSPALAQSPDPSRDSEARALFDAGAASYEAGRYDEALGYFQRSYELSGRPQLLYNIGSAAERVRQDALALRSYEDYLRLVPDAPNRARAETRIEALRRIVTAQGETAEDTTQEEGSTAAVVEPSPGPSGDEPSSGPGIGPWIVVGGGAAVVVAGAILLGAGLADRSAVEDPAPGATWADAEAAYDRGPALLTSGIVLLPVGAAIVGAGLAWALIPVESGGVERISLRVGPASIAVAGRF